Proteins found in one Crassostrea angulata isolate pt1a10 chromosome 3, ASM2561291v2, whole genome shotgun sequence genomic segment:
- the LOC128176164 gene encoding uncharacterized protein LOC128176164 has product MASECSESVSDASLKIKKPNWTELEKKILVEEVHLREGLLFGKFKGAGGGKIAKDVAWREVAQAVNGSSGSGILRTSGEAAKQYSNLKQRAKGKLSESKRPKTGGGPKPPSPTPVELSILEQLEGRPSLEGICGGIDTADPVETQPSTSSSASSDVPAKKKDVQDSGKKKRKLTILELEERNLSLENDKLQEEIEKLKDERQLIVAKKSYYDLKFQILCNNNPEVVAQMLKSNEC; this is encoded by the exons ATGGCGAGCGAGTGTTCTGAAAGTGTCTCAGACGccagtttaaaaattaaaaaacctaACTGGACCGagttagaaaagaaaattttggtgGAAGAAGTGCATTTGAGGGAGGGTTTATTGTTTGGGAAATTTAAGGGTGCTGGGGGTGGGAAGATAGCGAAGGACGTTGCCTGGAGAGAGGTTGCACAGGCAGTGAACGG GAGCAGTGGTTCGGGAATACTGAGGACAAGTGGGGAGGCTGCCAAGCAGTACAGTAACTTGAAGCAGAGGG CCAAAGGAAAGTTATCAGAATCAAAACGCCCAAAGACAGGAGGGGGTCCCAAGCCACCAAGCCCCACACCAGTTGAGCTTTCCATTTTGGAACAACTGGAAGGAAGGCCTTCCCTTGAAGGAATATGTGGAGGAATAGATACAGCGG atcCAGTGGAAACTCAGCCTTCCACCTCTTCTTCAGCATCTTCAGATGTGCCTGCAAAGAAGAAGGATGTACAAG aTTCTGGTAAGAAAAAGAGGAAGCTTACCATCCTGGAGCTAGAGGAAAGGAACCTATCATTAGAGAATGATAAACTTCAGGAAGAAATAGAGAAGCTGAAAGACGAGAGACAGCTCATTGTGGCCAAGAAATCATATTATGACCTAAAATTCCAAATTTTATGTAATAATAATCCTGAGGTAGTAGCTCAAATGTTGAAGAGCAATGAATGTTGA
- the LOC128176163 gene encoding putative nuclease HARBI1, protein MAVRRRLQRQRRRRNRVPRRFNDRSNPLETLNEAEVFERYRFVPETIMFLVSLMQDRLTYHSHRNNPLTPLYQVLVALRYFATGSFYITIGDTLLVSKSSAGRAVRQVTDLLCHHVNEFIRLPGRDEISGIKNNFHKLAGFPGVIGCIDGTMIKIVSPSENEADYLCRKGFYALNVQMTCDPQFRVLDVVAKWPGSVHDARIFRESNLCTLMEEGHLSGFLLGDSGYGLKPYLLTPYIAEDAPGNRRYNAAHCRTRVTIEQTFGILKKRFHALHCGLRTKPERACRIVTACAILHNIGIQRRDILRDSDLTNAVDVAVDVHVRVPEDAVGRTVRDHVRDTYFL, encoded by the exons ATGGCCGTCAGACGACGTCTGCAACGTCAACGTCGCCGTCGCAATAGAGTTCCGAGACGTTTCAATGATCGTTCCAATCCCCTAGAGACCCTCAATGAAGCTGAGGTATTCGAAAGGTATCGATTTGTCCCAGAAACTATTATGTTCCTTGTGAGTTTAATGCAAGACCGGTTAACATACCACAGCCATCGTAACAACCCTCTTACCCCTCTGTATCAAGTTTTAGTAGCGCTACGCTATTTCGCTACGGGGTCGTTTTATATTACCATTGGGGACACGCTGTTAGTATCCAAGAGTTCTGCAGGGAGAGCCGTACGTCAGGTGACCGACCTTCTCTGTCATCATGTCAATGAATTTATTCGTCTGCCTGGCAGAGATGAGATTTCTGGCATAAAAAACAACTTCCATAAACTTGCAG GATTCCCGGGTGTTATTGGTTGTATAGATGgaacaatgataaaaattgtATCCCCGTCAGAAAATGAAGCAGATTATTTATGCCGTAAAGGCTTTTATGCGCTCAATGTACag ATGACATGTGATCCTCAGTTTAGAGTGTTGGATGTCGTTGCAAAGTGGCCAGGAAGTGTGCACGATGCTCGGATTTTCAGGGAATCCAACTTATGCACACTTATGGAAGAAG GGCATCTATCGGGCTTTCTACTAGGAGATTCTGGATACGGCCTGAAACCTTATCTCTTGACCCCGTATATAGCGGAAGATGCTCCTGGAAACAGACGCTATAATGCAGCACATTGTAGAACAAG AGTCACGATTGAGCAAACATttggaattttgaaaaagagaTTTCATGCCCTCCACTGTGGCCTTCGGACCAAGCCTGAAAGAGCGTGCAGAATAGTGACAGCATGTGCTATTCTCCACAACATAGGTATTCAACGGAGGGACATTCTGAGAGACTCAGACTTGACGAATGCAGTTGATGTGGCCGTGGACGTCCACGTTAGGGTTCCAGAAGACGCTGTAGGACGCACCGTGAGGGACCACGTGAGAGATACATACTTCTTATGA